Proteins co-encoded in one Dryobates pubescens isolate bDryPub1 chromosome 4, bDryPub1.pri, whole genome shotgun sequence genomic window:
- the LITAF gene encoding lipopolysaccharide-induced tumor necrosis factor-alpha factor gives MSVPSGIPVPSAPPSYEETTGINVSYPHPYPVPAPGQKPDGKGMNTPPYMGQPAPVNNPVAVQTVYVQQPVVFHDRPIQMCCPSCNQMIVTRLSYESGALTWLSCGGLFLVGCIGGCCLIPFCVDALKDVDHTCPNCHALVGSYKRL, from the exons atgTCTGTTCCAAGTGGCATCCCTGTCCCATCTGCACCACCTTCTTATGAGGAAACAACAGGAATAAATGTGAGCTATCCTCACCCCTATCCTGTCCCAGCACCTGGCCAGAAACCAGATGGGAAGGGAATGAACACTCCCCCGTACATGGGACAGCCTGCACCTGTGAATAACCCTG TTGCAGTTCAGACAGTGTATGTGCAGCAACCAGTAGTATTTCACGACCGCCCGATTCAGATGTGCTGCCCTTCATGTAACCAGATGATAGTGACACGTCTCTCATATGAATCAGGAGCTTTGACTTGGCTGTCATGTGGTGGCCTCTTCCTGGTGGG GTGTATTGGTGGCTGCTGCTTAATTCCCTTCTGCGTTGATGCCTTAAAGGATGTGGATCACACCTGTCCAAACTGCCATGCTCTCGTTGGTTCTTACAAGCGTTTATAG